The following coding sequences are from one Scomber scombrus chromosome 20, fScoSco1.1, whole genome shotgun sequence window:
- the olfm3a gene encoding noelin-3a isoform X2: MSQSIEVLNLRTQRDFQYVMKMENQMKGLRTKFRQIEDDRKSIMARNFQELKDKMDELKPLIPVLEQYKMDAALISHFKEEIRNLSAVLTGIQEELGAYDYDELYQRVLRLDSRLRSCMGKLTCGKLMKITGPVTIKTSGTRFGAWMTDPLASTRNNRVWYMDSYTNSKIVREFKTMDDFVAGVVSRTYNLPFKWEGTNHIVYNGSLYYNKYQSNIIVKYSFETGTVLAQRALEFAGFHNMYPYTWGGYSDIDIMADELGMWVVYATNQNAGNVVISQIDPDTLQVLKTWNTEYSKRNAGESFIICGTLYITNSHLSGAKVYYSYSTKTSSYEYIDIPFHNQYFHISMLDYNPRERALYAWNNGHQVIFNVTLFHVIKTDDDS; the protein is encoded by the exons ATGTCCCAGTCCATTGAGGTGCTGAACCTGCGAACTCAGAGGGATTTCCAATATGTCATGAAGATGGAGAACCAGATGAAAGGCCTGCGGACCAAATTCAGACAGATTGAGGATGACAGGAAATCCATCATGGCCAGAAACTTTCAG GAGCTTAAGGACAAGATGGACGAGCTGAAGCCATTGATTCCCGTGCTAGAACAGTACAAGATGGATGCTGCGCTCATTTCCCACTTCAAGGAGGAGATCAGGAATCTGTCGGCAGTGCTGACAGGCATCCAGGAGGAACTCGGCGCCTATGATTATGATGAGCTCTATCAAAGAGTCCTGAGACTGGACAGCAGGCTCCGTAGCTGTATGGGCAAACTAA CGTGTGGGAAATTAATGAAAATCACTGGACCTGTTACAATAAAGACATCTGGAACCCGGTTTGGCGCATGGATGACTGATCCTTTAGCATCAACCAGAAACAACAGG GTTTGGTATATGGACAGTTATACCAACAGCAAGATTGTACGTGAGTTCAAGACAATGGATGACTTTGTGGCAGGAGTGGTTTCTCGAACCTATAACCTCCCATTCAAATGGGAGGGAACCAATCACATTGTCTACAATGGATCGCTTTACTACAACAAGTATCAGAGCAACATTATCGTCAAATACAGCTTCGAGACAGGCACCGTGTTGGCCCAGCGAGCTTTGGAGTTTGCCGGCTTCCACAACATGTACCCATACACATGGGGAGGGTACTCCGATATCGATATCATGGCTGACGAACTGGGAATGTGGGTCGTGTATGCAACCAATCAAAACGCTGGAAATGTCGTCATCTCCCAGATTGATCCTGACACCCTCCAGGTGCTGAAGACTTGGAACACCGAATACTCCAAAAGGAACGCAGGCGAATCATTCATAATCTGCGGGACGCTCTATATCACTAACTCTCACCTGTCAGGAGCGAAGGTTTACTATTCATACTCTACGAAGACGTCATCTTACGAGTACATAGACATTCCTTTCCACAACCAGTACTTTCATATCTCCATGCTTGACTACAACCCCAGAGAGCGAGCGCTGTATGCCTGGAATAACGGACACCAGGTAATATTCAATGTCACCCTCTTTCACGTCATAAAAACAGATGATGACTCTTAG